A single Triticum dicoccoides isolate Atlit2015 ecotype Zavitan chromosome 2A, WEW_v2.0, whole genome shotgun sequence DNA region contains:
- the LOC119353828 gene encoding 40S ribosomal protein S3-3-like — protein sequence MALQISKKRKFVADGVFLAELNEMLTRELGEDGFAGVEIRVTPMRTEIIIRATRTQNVLGEKGRRIRELTSVVQKRFNFPDGGVELYAEKVLNRGLCAVAQAESLRYKLLGGLAVRRACYGVVRFVMESGAKGCEVIVSGKLRAQRAKSMKFKDGYMISSGHPVNQYIDGAVRHVLLRQGVLGIKVKIMLDWDPKGKQGPSTPLPDLVTIRPPKDEDEFLRPLAAEIAVA from the exons ATGGCTCTCCAGATCAGCAAGAAGCGAAAG TTCGTCGCCGACGGCGTGTTCCTGGCCGAGCTGAACGAGATGCTGACCCGCGAGCTCGGGGAGGACGGCTTCGCCGGCGTCGAGATCCGGGTCACCCCCATGCGCACCGAGATCATCATCCGCGCCACCCGCACCCAGAACGTCCTCG GCGAGAAGGGCCGGAGGATAAGGGAGCTGACTTCGGTGGTGCAGAAGCGCTTCAACTTTCCGGACGGCGGTGTGGAGCTCTACGCCGAGAAGGTCCTGAACCGCGGCCTCTGCGCCGTCGCTCAGGCCGAGTCCCTCCGCTACAAGCTGCTCGGTGGCCTCGCCGTCCGAAG AGCATGCTATGGTGTAGTCCGATTTGTCATGGAGAGTGGTGCGAAGGGCTGTGAG GTTATTGTGAGTGGGAAGCTTAGGGCACAGCGTGCTAAGTCCATGAAGTTCAAAGATGGCTATATGATCTCTTCTGGCCATCCTGTCAACCAGTATATTGATGGAGCTGTGAGGCATGTTCTTCTGAGACAG GGTGTGCTGGGTATCAAGGTTAAGATCATGCTTGACTGGGATcccaaggggaaacaaggaccatcTACACCTTTGCCTGACCTTGTTACCATCCGCCCTCCTAAGGATGAGGATGAGTTCCTGAGACCTCTTGCAGCAGAAATTGCAGTTGCTTAA